In Clupea harengus chromosome 13, Ch_v2.0.2, whole genome shotgun sequence, one DNA window encodes the following:
- the scdb gene encoding stearoyl-CoA desaturase b — protein sequence MTTISDFSPNGDTMAENRKVEDVFDDTYKEKEGPKPPRQIVWRNVVLMALLHTGALYGLTITPSASILTLLWTVVCFLISALGVTAGAHRLWSHRSYKASLPLRIFLAFGNSMAFQNDIFEWARDHRVHHKFSETDADPHNALRGFFFSHIGWLLVRKHPDVIEKGRKLDVSDLKADPVVMFQKKHYKMSVLLVCFGVPMFVPWYLWGESLWVGYFVPGLLRYCAVLNATWLVNSAAHMWGMRPYDLTINPRENRFVALSAIGEGFHNYHHTFPYDYSTSEFGHKLNFTTFFIDGMHSLGLARECKQASKEVVMARIQRTGKGSHKSG from the exons ATGACGACAATTTCAGACTTCAGTCCGAACGGAGATACAATGGCTGAAAACAGAAAAGTGGAGGATGTTTTTGACGATACTTACAAGGAGAAAGAAGGTCCAAAACCACCACGCCAAATAGTGTGGAGAAATGTTGTTTTAATGGCATTACTGCACACCGGAGCTCTGTATGGACTAACAATTACACCATCTGCTTCCATTCTAACTTTACTTTGGA cGGTTGTTTGTTTCCTGATCAGTGCTCTGGGAGTGACAGCTGGGGCTCATCGGCTGTGGAGTCATAGGTCATACAAAGCCTCACTGCCCCTACGCATCTTCCTAGCTTTTGGAAATTCTATGGCCTTTCAG AATGACATCTTTGAGTGGGCGAGAGACCACCGAGTGCATCACAAGTTCTCCGAGACCGACGCGGACCCTCACAATGCTCTTCGAGGCTTCTTCTTCTCACACATCGGTTGGCTTTTAGTCCGCAAGCATCCAGATGTGATCGAGAAGGGGCGCAAGCTGGACGTCAGTGATCTTAAAGCAGATCCAGTCGTCATGTTCCAAAAAAA GCATTATAAGATGTCAGTGCTGCTGGTCTGCTTCGGCGTTCCCATGTTTGTGCCTTGGTACCTGTGGGGTGAGTCTCTTTGGGTGGGCTACTTTGTCCCCGGACTCCTGaggtactgtgctgtgctgaatgCCACATGGTTGGTGAATAGTGCGGCCCATATGTGGGGAATGAGGCCCTATGACCTCACCATCAACCCCAGGGAGAACAGATTTGTGGCCTTAAGCGCCATAG GGGAGGGTTTCCACAACTACCACCACACGTTTCCTTATGACTATTCAACAAGTGAGTTTGGCCACAAACTCAACTTCACTACCTTTTTCATTGACGGGATGCACTCATTGGGCCTTGCAAGGGAATGCAAGCAGGCATCCAAGGAGGTAGTCATGGCTCGCATCCAGCGCACTGGGAAAGGCAGTCATAAGTCCGGCTGA
- the trmt2b gene encoding tRNA (uracil(54)-C(5))-methyltransferase homolog-B, with translation MQAVSQMFDILKRPTWPFFKCLRKCHLPRVSVRRCVASGGTPSSQKKKKRAKSREHVGSPSLSWEEKLADTVTPLWRLNYEEQLRRKQDQQQRILLELSNQLTELSGVSCSLPGIPLLPIIPSPVKYHYRNKSTFSINKGVDGNPKTVGFYIGTGKGGNIVCVNGDHLLNIPEKHKLVARYYEDFIRQSPLEPCIVFHDGGHWREVTVRTNAAGNTMAIVYFHPQCLTTEEICTHKDALVEYFTKGPGSVCDVDSLYFQESVMTRCSHQQSPYQLLHGQPHIHEELLGYKFRISADAFFQVNRAAAESLYQTVGELSHTTGSDILLDVCSGTGAIGISMSSRVKKVIGIEIIEQAVEDAKYNAMLNKVSNCEFIVGKAEVVLPKLITSLGSVGGLTAVVNPSRAGLHYRVIKALRNHPCIHRLVYISCKPDGEAMRNFRDLCCSSEQHRKLSGKPFAPRVAVPVDMFPHTLHCELVLVFER, from the coding sequence ATGCAGGCTGTATCTCAAATGTTCGATATTCTTAAACGACCGACATGGCCTTTCTTCAAATGTCTTCGAAAGTGTCATCTGCCTCGTGTAAGTGTACGTCGTTGTGTTGCAAGTGGTGGCACACCGTcttcacaaaagaaaaagaaaagagctaAGTCTAGAGAACATGTAGGATCCCCTAGCCTGTCGTGGGAGGAAAAGCTCGCTGATACGGTTACCCCCCTTTGGAGGTTAAATTATGAGGAACAGCTACGAAGGAAGCAAGACCAGCAGCAGAGAATATTGCTTGAACTTTCAAATCAGCTAACTGAGTTGTCAGGTGTATCCTGTAGTCTCCCGGGCATACCTCTACTGCCTATTATACCATCTCCAGTGAAATATCACTACCGCAACAAATCAACCTTCTCTATCAATAAAGGTGTAGATGGAAACCCAAAGACTGTTGGATTCTACATTGGCACTGGGAAAGGAGGTAACATTGTCTGTGTTAATGGGGATCACCTCTTGAACATCCCAGAAAAACACAAGTTGGTTGCTAGATACTATGAGGATTTCATTCGGCAGTCGCCTCTGGAGCCTTGTATTGTATTCCATGATGGAGGCCACTGGCGAGAGGTTACCGTGAGGACTAATGCAGCAGGTAACACCATGGCCATCGTTTACTTTCACCCTCAATGCCTAACCACAGAAGAGATTTGTACTCATAAAGATGCTCTTGTGGAGTACTTCACAAAAGGTCCAGGGTCTGTTTGTGATGTGGACTCCTTGTACTTTCAAGAGAGTGTCATGACCCGTTGCAGCCACCAGCAGTCCCCTTACCAGCTCCTTCATGGGCAGCCACATATCCACGAAGAGCTACTGGGCTATAAGTTTCGTATTTCTGCCGATGCTTTCTTTCAGGTGAACAGGGCAGCAGCAGAGTCTCTCTATCAGACTGTAGGGGAGCTCAGCCACACCACTGGAAGTGACATTCTGCTAGATGTCTGTAGTGGAACAGGTGCTATTGGGATTTCCATGTCCTCCAGGGTGAAAAAAGTTATTGGCATTGAGATTATTGAACAGGCAGTGGAGGATGCAAAATATAACGCTATGCTCAATAAAGTGTCTAACTGTGAGTTTATAGTTGGAAAGGCTGAAGTTGTTCTCCCCAAACTCATAACTTCTCTTGGGTCTGTGGGTGGACTCACTGCAGTTGTTAATCCATCCAGGGCTGGCCTTCATTATCGAGTGATTAAAGCTCTTCGTAACCACCCTTGTATTCACAGACTTGTATACATATCTTGCAAACCTGATGGAGAGGCAATGAGAAACTTTCGAGACTTGTGCTGCAGCTCAGAGCAGCATAGGAAGCTCAGTGGAAAGCCGTTTGCACCCAGAGTGGCCGTCCCTGTGGACATGTTTCCACATACATTGCACTGTGAATTGGTTCTTGTCTTTGAAAGATAA
- the dnajb12a gene encoding dnaJ homolog subfamily B member 12a yields MDSNKDEAERCIEISIAALKNNDPDKAQRFLEKAQRLFPTNKAQSLLETIEQNGKPPSEENSCGDNGETGVRHRSQAAEANTSGESATDSAKPYTSEQLDAVKRIKKCKSYYEILGLSKDASEDDLKKAYRKLALKFHPDKNHAPGATEAFKAIGTAYAVLSNAEKRKQYDLYGEEKAHPSRQGHSHSHQGFEADISPEDLFNMFFGGGFPSSNVHVYSNGRMRYGNQFRGDRREQQREGGLAMFVQLMPILILIIFSTLSQMMVSDPPYSLSHRPSVGHIHRRQTGTLKVPYYVNDQFTEEYSGKNLKTIERSVDEDYISNLRNNCWKEKQHKEGLLYRARYFGDSDLYQRAQKIGTPSCSKLSDIQVLLHG; encoded by the exons ATGGATTCAAACAAGGACGAAGCTGAACGCTGCATAGAAATTTCAATCGCAGCATTGAAGAATAATGATCCAGATAAGGCTCAGAGGTTTCTTGAAAAGGCACAGAGACTGTTTCCAACCAACAAAGCTCAAT CTTTACTTGAAACAATCGAACAGAATGGTAAACCTCCCAGCGAGGAGAACAGCTGTGGGGACAATGGTGAGACGGGTGTGAGACACAGGAGCCAAGCAGCAGAGGCAAACACTTCAGGGGAAAGTGCCACAGACTCGGCCAAACCGTACACTTCAGAACAGCTTGATGCTGTCAAAAG aataaagaaatgtaaaagTTACTACGAGATTCTTGGACTAAGCAAAGATGCTTCAGAAGATGATCTAAAGAAAGCATACCGAAAACTTGCCTTGAAATTCCATCCAGACAAGAATCATGCACCAGGTGCCACCGAGGCTTTTAAAG CCATTGGGACCGCTTATGCGGTACTCAGTAATGCAGAGAAAAGGAAGCAGTATGACTTGTATGGAGAGGAGAAAGCACATCCATCCAGACAGggacattcacattcacatcaaGGCTTTGAAGCAGACATTTCTCCTGAGGACCTTTTCAATATGTTCTTTGGAGGTGGCTTTCCGTCAA GTAATGTTCATGTTTATAGCAATGGAAGGATGCGCTATGGCAACCAATTCCGAGGAGACCGAagggagcagcagagagag GGAGGCCTGGCCATGTTTGTTCAGCTGATGCctatcctcatcctcatcatcttctCTACTCTCAGTCAAATGATGGTTTCAGATCCTCCTTACAGCCTCAGTCACCGCCC GTCAGTGGGGCATATACACAGGAGACAGACCGGCACACTGAAGGTGCCTTACTATGTGAATGACCAGTTTACAGAGGAATACTCTGGAAAGAACCTTAAGACTATTGAGAGGAGTGTAGACGAAGATTACATCTCGAACTTAAGGAACAACTGCTGGAAGGAGAAACAACACA AGGAGGGCCTTCTCTATCGAGCACGCTACTTTGGAGACTCGGACCTGTACCAAAGGGCCCAGAAGATTGGCACTCCCAGTTGTTCAAAGCTCTCAGACATTCAGGTTTTGCTCCATGGGTAG